From Phyllopteryx taeniolatus isolate TA_2022b chromosome 18, UOR_Ptae_1.2, whole genome shotgun sequence, the proteins below share one genomic window:
- the slc5a6a gene encoding solute carrier family 5 member 6a isoform X3 produces MGGVVQMHFTTVDYVIFALLLMASAGIGLYYAFSGGRQRTTQEFLMADRSMSWLPVSLSLLATFQSAVAILGAPSEVYTFGTQYWFLGCSYFLGLLIPAHVFIPVFYRLRLSSAYEYLELRFNKTVRICGTVTFIFQMVVYMGVVLYAPALALNAVTGFDLWGAVLAMGLVCTLYTSLGGLKAVMWTDVFQTVVMFAGQLAVIIVGAHQAGGIAEVWRKAVNGSRIAGLDLNPDPLERHTFWTLGVGGIFLMLALYGVNQAQVQRYLSSRTEREAIITISSAFNSLATVTMEDLIKPHFPNMAESKATLLSKGLALAYGLLCLAMAYLASIMGSVLQAALSIFGMVGGPLLGLFCLGMFFPWANSIGALVGLAAGLAMAFWIGIGSFVMRMPGPSAVPPLSTVTPPPFENISTTVMTSLVNATTTKPRPTGVDALYSLSYMWYSAHNSTTVVVVGLLVSLLTGPTKEKQLTPGTVYPVLGNLLFFLPQRYREKLCCVAPLAQKPDEIHAQPYERARKGANGAARCKEDTVTEDKEMESDSVQTEDEESRPALPSCELTAHCVEETAL; encoded by the exons ATGGGTGGAGTAGTCCAGATGCACTTTACCACGGTGGACTACGTCATCTTTGCATTGCTGCTGATGGCCTCAGCTGGTATCGGCTTATATTATGCCTTCTCTGGTGGACGTCAGCGTACAACACAG GAGTTCCTGATGGCTGACCGCTCAATGAGCTGGCTTCCTGTATCTCTGTCACTGCTCGCAACTTTCCAGTCAGCTGTGGCAATTCTGGGTGCACCGTCTGAAGTGTACACGTTCGGGACACAGTACTGGTTTCTGGGCTGCTCGTACTTCCTGGGACTCCTTATCCCAGCTCATGTTTTCATACCAGTCTTCTACAGGCTGCGGCTTTCCAGCGCATACGAG TATCTGGAACTGCGTTTCAACAAGACAGTCCGCATATGTGGGACTGTGACCTTCATCTTTCAGATG GTCGTTTATATGGGGGTGGTCCTTTATGCGCCAGCTTTAGCTCTTAATGCAG TCACTGGTTTTGACTTATGGGGAGCAGTGCTCGCCATGGGACTTGTGTGCACTCTCTATACCTCTCTG GGGGGCCTAAAGGCGGTGATGTGGACCGATGTCTTCCAGACAGTGGTAATGTTCGCAGGGCAGCTGGCTGTTATCATTGTAGGGGCGCATCAGGCAGGGGGGATTGCAGAGGTCTGGAGGAAAGCGGTGAACGGCAGCCGCATTGCAGGACTTGA CCTAAACCCAGACCCTTTGGAGCGCCACACCTTCTGGACGTTGGGTGTGGGCGGAATCTTCCTGATGCTGGCTCTGTATGGGGTCAACCAGGCCCAAGTCCAGAGATATCTCAGTTCCCGCACTGAGAGAGAGGCTATCAT CACCATCTCTTCAGCCTTCAACTCCCTGGCAACAGTAACCATGGAGGACCTAATTAAACCTCATTTTCCCAACATGGCTGAGTCTAAAGCCACGCTGCTTTCCAAAGGACTTG CTCTGGCCTATGGCTTGTTATGTCTGGCCATGGCCTACCTCGCCTCAATAATGGGATCTGTGTTGCAG GCAGCCTTAAGCATCTTTGGGATGGTGGGTGGTCCCCTGCTGGGCCTCTTTTGCCTGGGAATGTTCTTCCCTTGGGCAAACTCTATT GGAGCATTGGTTGGATTAGCAGCAGGCCTTGCCATGGCCTTCTGGATCGGCATCGGCAGTTTTGTAATGCGTATGCCTGGTCCAAGTGCTGTGCCGCCACTTAGTACCGTCACGCCACCCCCATTTGAGAACATATCTACTACAGTCATGACTTCATTGGTCAATGCTACTACAACCAAACCTAG GCCAACAGGTGTCGACGCACTCTATTCGTTGTCCTACATGTGGTACAGCGCTCACAATTCCACCACTGTGGTTGTCGTGGGACTCCTCGTCAGCCTGCTTACAG GACCAACGAAGGAGAAGCAACTGACCCCCGGAACGGTGTACCCAGTCTTGGGGAATCTGCTGTTCTTTCTGCCTCAACGCTACCGAGAGAAGCTCTGCTGCGTCGCTCCTCTAGCGCAAAAG CCCGACGAAATCCACGCGCAGCCTTACGAGAGGGCCAGGAAAGGTGCCAACGGAGCAGCTCGCTGCAAAGAGGACACGGTCACCGAGGACAAAGAAATGGAGAGCGACAGCGTGCAGACCGAAGACGAGGAGAGCAGGCCAGCTCTGCCGTCGTGCGAGCTGACCGCTCACTGCGTCGAGGAGACGGCCCTCTAG
- the slc5a6a gene encoding solute carrier family 5 member 6a isoform X5: MWDCDLHLSDVTGFDLWGAVLAMGLVCTLYTSLGGLKAVMWTDVFQTVVMFAGQLAVIIVGAHQAGGIAEVWRKAVNGSRIAGLDLNPDPLERHTFWTLGVGGIFLMLALYGVNQAQVQRYLSSRTEREAIISCYVVFPCQQIVLCLGCLMGLVMFARYGEDSPLDKGYVKTNDQMVLYFVMDVFKDLPGLAGLFVACLFSGALSTISSAFNSLATVTMEDLIKPHFPNMAESKATLLSKGLALAYGLLCLAMAYLASIMGSVLQAALSIFGMVGGPLLGLFCLGMFFPWANSIGALVGLAAGLAMAFWIGIGSFVMRMPGPSAVPPLSTVTPPPFENISTTVMTSLVNATTTKPRPTGVDALYSLSYMWYSAHNSTTVVVVGLLVSLLTGPTKEKQLTPGTVYPVLGNLLFFLPQRYREKLCCVAPLAQKPDEIHAQPYERARKGANGAARCKEDTVTEDKEMESDSVQTEDEESRPALPSCELTAHCVEETAL, translated from the exons ATGTGGGACTGTGACCTTCATCTTTCAGATG TCACTGGTTTTGACTTATGGGGAGCAGTGCTCGCCATGGGACTTGTGTGCACTCTCTATACCTCTCTG GGGGGCCTAAAGGCGGTGATGTGGACCGATGTCTTCCAGACAGTGGTAATGTTCGCAGGGCAGCTGGCTGTTATCATTGTAGGGGCGCATCAGGCAGGGGGGATTGCAGAGGTCTGGAGGAAAGCGGTGAACGGCAGCCGCATTGCAGGACTTGA CCTAAACCCAGACCCTTTGGAGCGCCACACCTTCTGGACGTTGGGTGTGGGCGGAATCTTCCTGATGCTGGCTCTGTATGGGGTCAACCAGGCCCAAGTCCAGAGATATCTCAGTTCCCGCACTGAGAGAGAGGCTATCAT ATCGTGCTACGTGGTTTTTCCATGCCAGCAGATCGTCCTGTGTTTGGGTTGTCTGATGGGGCTGGTTATGTTCGCTCGCTACGGAGAGGACAGCCCTCTAGACAAGGGCTATGTCAAAACAAATGATCAG ATGGTGTTATATTTTGTGATGGACGTATTCAAGGATCTGCCTGGCCTCGCAGGCCTGTTTGTGGCCTGTCTCTTCAGCGGAGCGCTCAG CACCATCTCTTCAGCCTTCAACTCCCTGGCAACAGTAACCATGGAGGACCTAATTAAACCTCATTTTCCCAACATGGCTGAGTCTAAAGCCACGCTGCTTTCCAAAGGACTTG CTCTGGCCTATGGCTTGTTATGTCTGGCCATGGCCTACCTCGCCTCAATAATGGGATCTGTGTTGCAG GCAGCCTTAAGCATCTTTGGGATGGTGGGTGGTCCCCTGCTGGGCCTCTTTTGCCTGGGAATGTTCTTCCCTTGGGCAAACTCTATT GGAGCATTGGTTGGATTAGCAGCAGGCCTTGCCATGGCCTTCTGGATCGGCATCGGCAGTTTTGTAATGCGTATGCCTGGTCCAAGTGCTGTGCCGCCACTTAGTACCGTCACGCCACCCCCATTTGAGAACATATCTACTACAGTCATGACTTCATTGGTCAATGCTACTACAACCAAACCTAG GCCAACAGGTGTCGACGCACTCTATTCGTTGTCCTACATGTGGTACAGCGCTCACAATTCCACCACTGTGGTTGTCGTGGGACTCCTCGTCAGCCTGCTTACAG GACCAACGAAGGAGAAGCAACTGACCCCCGGAACGGTGTACCCAGTCTTGGGGAATCTGCTGTTCTTTCTGCCTCAACGCTACCGAGAGAAGCTCTGCTGCGTCGCTCCTCTAGCGCAAAAG CCCGACGAAATCCACGCGCAGCCTTACGAGAGGGCCAGGAAAGGTGCCAACGGAGCAGCTCGCTGCAAAGAGGACACGGTCACCGAGGACAAAGAAATGGAGAGCGACAGCGTGCAGACCGAAGACGAGGAGAGCAGGCCAGCTCTGCCGTCGTGCGAGCTGACCGCTCACTGCGTCGAGGAGACGGCCCTCTAG
- the slc5a6a gene encoding solute carrier family 5 member 6a isoform X1, with amino-acid sequence MGGVVQMHFTTVDYVIFALLLMASAGIGLYYAFSGGRQRTTQEFLMADRSMSWLPVSLSLLATFQSAVAILGAPSEVYTFGTQYWFLGCSYFLGLLIPAHVFIPVFYRLRLSSAYEYLELRFNKTVRICGTVTFIFQMVVYMGVVLYAPALALNAVTGFDLWGAVLAMGLVCTLYTSLGGLKAVMWTDVFQTVVMFAGQLAVIIVGAHQAGGIAEVWRKAVNGSRIAGLDLNPDPLERHTFWTLGVGGIFLMLALYGVNQAQVQRYLSSRTEREAIISCYVVFPCQQIVLCLGCLMGLVMFARYGEDSPLDKGYVKTNDQMVLYFVMDVFKDLPGLAGLFVACLFSGALSTISSAFNSLATVTMEDLIKPHFPNMAESKATLLSKGLALAYGLLCLAMAYLASIMGSVLQAALSIFGMVGGPLLGLFCLGMFFPWANSIGALVGLAAGLAMAFWIGIGSFVMRMPGPSAVPPLSTVTPPPFENISTTVMTSLVNATTTKPRPTGVDALYSLSYMWYSAHNSTTVVVVGLLVSLLTGPTKEKQLTPGTVYPVLGNLLFFLPQRYREKLCCVAPLAQKPDEIHAQPYERARKGANGAARCKEDTVTEDKEMESDSVQTEDEESRPALPSCELTAHCVEETAL; translated from the exons ATGGGTGGAGTAGTCCAGATGCACTTTACCACGGTGGACTACGTCATCTTTGCATTGCTGCTGATGGCCTCAGCTGGTATCGGCTTATATTATGCCTTCTCTGGTGGACGTCAGCGTACAACACAG GAGTTCCTGATGGCTGACCGCTCAATGAGCTGGCTTCCTGTATCTCTGTCACTGCTCGCAACTTTCCAGTCAGCTGTGGCAATTCTGGGTGCACCGTCTGAAGTGTACACGTTCGGGACACAGTACTGGTTTCTGGGCTGCTCGTACTTCCTGGGACTCCTTATCCCAGCTCATGTTTTCATACCAGTCTTCTACAGGCTGCGGCTTTCCAGCGCATACGAG TATCTGGAACTGCGTTTCAACAAGACAGTCCGCATATGTGGGACTGTGACCTTCATCTTTCAGATG GTCGTTTATATGGGGGTGGTCCTTTATGCGCCAGCTTTAGCTCTTAATGCAG TCACTGGTTTTGACTTATGGGGAGCAGTGCTCGCCATGGGACTTGTGTGCACTCTCTATACCTCTCTG GGGGGCCTAAAGGCGGTGATGTGGACCGATGTCTTCCAGACAGTGGTAATGTTCGCAGGGCAGCTGGCTGTTATCATTGTAGGGGCGCATCAGGCAGGGGGGATTGCAGAGGTCTGGAGGAAAGCGGTGAACGGCAGCCGCATTGCAGGACTTGA CCTAAACCCAGACCCTTTGGAGCGCCACACCTTCTGGACGTTGGGTGTGGGCGGAATCTTCCTGATGCTGGCTCTGTATGGGGTCAACCAGGCCCAAGTCCAGAGATATCTCAGTTCCCGCACTGAGAGAGAGGCTATCAT ATCGTGCTACGTGGTTTTTCCATGCCAGCAGATCGTCCTGTGTTTGGGTTGTCTGATGGGGCTGGTTATGTTCGCTCGCTACGGAGAGGACAGCCCTCTAGACAAGGGCTATGTCAAAACAAATGATCAG ATGGTGTTATATTTTGTGATGGACGTATTCAAGGATCTGCCTGGCCTCGCAGGCCTGTTTGTGGCCTGTCTCTTCAGCGGAGCGCTCAG CACCATCTCTTCAGCCTTCAACTCCCTGGCAACAGTAACCATGGAGGACCTAATTAAACCTCATTTTCCCAACATGGCTGAGTCTAAAGCCACGCTGCTTTCCAAAGGACTTG CTCTGGCCTATGGCTTGTTATGTCTGGCCATGGCCTACCTCGCCTCAATAATGGGATCTGTGTTGCAG GCAGCCTTAAGCATCTTTGGGATGGTGGGTGGTCCCCTGCTGGGCCTCTTTTGCCTGGGAATGTTCTTCCCTTGGGCAAACTCTATT GGAGCATTGGTTGGATTAGCAGCAGGCCTTGCCATGGCCTTCTGGATCGGCATCGGCAGTTTTGTAATGCGTATGCCTGGTCCAAGTGCTGTGCCGCCACTTAGTACCGTCACGCCACCCCCATTTGAGAACATATCTACTACAGTCATGACTTCATTGGTCAATGCTACTACAACCAAACCTAG GCCAACAGGTGTCGACGCACTCTATTCGTTGTCCTACATGTGGTACAGCGCTCACAATTCCACCACTGTGGTTGTCGTGGGACTCCTCGTCAGCCTGCTTACAG GACCAACGAAGGAGAAGCAACTGACCCCCGGAACGGTGTACCCAGTCTTGGGGAATCTGCTGTTCTTTCTGCCTCAACGCTACCGAGAGAAGCTCTGCTGCGTCGCTCCTCTAGCGCAAAAG CCCGACGAAATCCACGCGCAGCCTTACGAGAGGGCCAGGAAAGGTGCCAACGGAGCAGCTCGCTGCAAAGAGGACACGGTCACCGAGGACAAAGAAATGGAGAGCGACAGCGTGCAGACCGAAGACGAGGAGAGCAGGCCAGCTCTGCCGTCGTGCGAGCTGACCGCTCACTGCGTCGAGGAGACGGCCCTCTAG
- the slc5a6a gene encoding solute carrier family 5 member 6a isoform X2 — MGGVVQMHFTTVDYVIFALLLMASAGIGLYYAFSGGRQRTTQEFLMADRSMSWLPVSLSLLATFQSAVAILGAPSEVYTFGTQYWFLGCSYFLGLLIPAHVFIPVFYRLRLSSAYEGGLKAVMWTDVFQTVVMFAGQLAVIIVGAHQAGGIAEVWRKAVNGSRIAGLDLNPDPLERHTFWTLGVGGIFLMLALYGVNQAQVQRYLSSRTEREAIISCYVVFPCQQIVLCLGCLMGLVMFARYGEDSPLDKGYVKTNDQMVLYFVMDVFKDLPGLAGLFVACLFSGALSTISSAFNSLATVTMEDLIKPHFPNMAESKATLLSKGLALAYGLLCLAMAYLASIMGSVLQAALSIFGMVGGPLLGLFCLGMFFPWANSIGALVGLAAGLAMAFWIGIGSFVMRMPGPSAVPPLSTVTPPPFENISTTVMTSLVNATTTKPRPTGVDALYSLSYMWYSAHNSTTVVVVGLLVSLLTGPTKEKQLTPGTVYPVLGNLLFFLPQRYREKLCCVAPLAQKPDEIHAQPYERARKGANGAARCKEDTVTEDKEMESDSVQTEDEESRPALPSCELTAHCVEETAL, encoded by the exons ATGGGTGGAGTAGTCCAGATGCACTTTACCACGGTGGACTACGTCATCTTTGCATTGCTGCTGATGGCCTCAGCTGGTATCGGCTTATATTATGCCTTCTCTGGTGGACGTCAGCGTACAACACAG GAGTTCCTGATGGCTGACCGCTCAATGAGCTGGCTTCCTGTATCTCTGTCACTGCTCGCAACTTTCCAGTCAGCTGTGGCAATTCTGGGTGCACCGTCTGAAGTGTACACGTTCGGGACACAGTACTGGTTTCTGGGCTGCTCGTACTTCCTGGGACTCCTTATCCCAGCTCATGTTTTCATACCAGTCTTCTACAGGCTGCGGCTTTCCAGCGCATACGAG GGGGGCCTAAAGGCGGTGATGTGGACCGATGTCTTCCAGACAGTGGTAATGTTCGCAGGGCAGCTGGCTGTTATCATTGTAGGGGCGCATCAGGCAGGGGGGATTGCAGAGGTCTGGAGGAAAGCGGTGAACGGCAGCCGCATTGCAGGACTTGA CCTAAACCCAGACCCTTTGGAGCGCCACACCTTCTGGACGTTGGGTGTGGGCGGAATCTTCCTGATGCTGGCTCTGTATGGGGTCAACCAGGCCCAAGTCCAGAGATATCTCAGTTCCCGCACTGAGAGAGAGGCTATCAT ATCGTGCTACGTGGTTTTTCCATGCCAGCAGATCGTCCTGTGTTTGGGTTGTCTGATGGGGCTGGTTATGTTCGCTCGCTACGGAGAGGACAGCCCTCTAGACAAGGGCTATGTCAAAACAAATGATCAG ATGGTGTTATATTTTGTGATGGACGTATTCAAGGATCTGCCTGGCCTCGCAGGCCTGTTTGTGGCCTGTCTCTTCAGCGGAGCGCTCAG CACCATCTCTTCAGCCTTCAACTCCCTGGCAACAGTAACCATGGAGGACCTAATTAAACCTCATTTTCCCAACATGGCTGAGTCTAAAGCCACGCTGCTTTCCAAAGGACTTG CTCTGGCCTATGGCTTGTTATGTCTGGCCATGGCCTACCTCGCCTCAATAATGGGATCTGTGTTGCAG GCAGCCTTAAGCATCTTTGGGATGGTGGGTGGTCCCCTGCTGGGCCTCTTTTGCCTGGGAATGTTCTTCCCTTGGGCAAACTCTATT GGAGCATTGGTTGGATTAGCAGCAGGCCTTGCCATGGCCTTCTGGATCGGCATCGGCAGTTTTGTAATGCGTATGCCTGGTCCAAGTGCTGTGCCGCCACTTAGTACCGTCACGCCACCCCCATTTGAGAACATATCTACTACAGTCATGACTTCATTGGTCAATGCTACTACAACCAAACCTAG GCCAACAGGTGTCGACGCACTCTATTCGTTGTCCTACATGTGGTACAGCGCTCACAATTCCACCACTGTGGTTGTCGTGGGACTCCTCGTCAGCCTGCTTACAG GACCAACGAAGGAGAAGCAACTGACCCCCGGAACGGTGTACCCAGTCTTGGGGAATCTGCTGTTCTTTCTGCCTCAACGCTACCGAGAGAAGCTCTGCTGCGTCGCTCCTCTAGCGCAAAAG CCCGACGAAATCCACGCGCAGCCTTACGAGAGGGCCAGGAAAGGTGCCAACGGAGCAGCTCGCTGCAAAGAGGACACGGTCACCGAGGACAAAGAAATGGAGAGCGACAGCGTGCAGACCGAAGACGAGGAGAGCAGGCCAGCTCTGCCGTCGTGCGAGCTGACCGCTCACTGCGTCGAGGAGACGGCCCTCTAG
- the slc5a6a gene encoding solute carrier family 5 member 6a isoform X4 yields MGGVVQMHFTTVDYVIFALLLMASAGIGLYYAFSGGRQRTTQEFLMADRSMSWLPVSLSLLATFQSAVAILGAPSEVYTFGTQYWFLGCSYFLGLLIPAHVFIPVFYRLRLSSAYEYLELRFNKTVRICGTVTFIFQMVVYMGVVLYAPALALNAVTGFDLWGAVLAMGLVCTLYTSLGGLKAVMWTDVFQTVVMFAGQLAVIIVGAHQAGGIAEVWRKAVNGSRIAGLDLNPDPLERHTFWTLGVGGIFLMLALYGVNQAQVQRYLSSRTEREAIISCYVVFPCQQIVLCLGCLMGLVMFARYGEDSPLDKGYVKTNDQMVLYFVMDVFKDLPGLAGLFVACLFSGALSTISSAFNSLATVTMEDLIKPHFPNMAESKATLLSKGLALAYGLLCLAMAYLASIMGSVLQANRCRRTLFVVLHVVQRSQFHHCGCRGTPRQPAYRTNEGEATDPRNGVPSLGESAVLSASTLPREALLRRSSSAKARRNPRAALREGQERCQRSSSLQRGHGHRGQRNGERQRADRRRGEQASSAVVRADRSLRRGDGPLELLFPRKT; encoded by the exons ATGGGTGGAGTAGTCCAGATGCACTTTACCACGGTGGACTACGTCATCTTTGCATTGCTGCTGATGGCCTCAGCTGGTATCGGCTTATATTATGCCTTCTCTGGTGGACGTCAGCGTACAACACAG GAGTTCCTGATGGCTGACCGCTCAATGAGCTGGCTTCCTGTATCTCTGTCACTGCTCGCAACTTTCCAGTCAGCTGTGGCAATTCTGGGTGCACCGTCTGAAGTGTACACGTTCGGGACACAGTACTGGTTTCTGGGCTGCTCGTACTTCCTGGGACTCCTTATCCCAGCTCATGTTTTCATACCAGTCTTCTACAGGCTGCGGCTTTCCAGCGCATACGAG TATCTGGAACTGCGTTTCAACAAGACAGTCCGCATATGTGGGACTGTGACCTTCATCTTTCAGATG GTCGTTTATATGGGGGTGGTCCTTTATGCGCCAGCTTTAGCTCTTAATGCAG TCACTGGTTTTGACTTATGGGGAGCAGTGCTCGCCATGGGACTTGTGTGCACTCTCTATACCTCTCTG GGGGGCCTAAAGGCGGTGATGTGGACCGATGTCTTCCAGACAGTGGTAATGTTCGCAGGGCAGCTGGCTGTTATCATTGTAGGGGCGCATCAGGCAGGGGGGATTGCAGAGGTCTGGAGGAAAGCGGTGAACGGCAGCCGCATTGCAGGACTTGA CCTAAACCCAGACCCTTTGGAGCGCCACACCTTCTGGACGTTGGGTGTGGGCGGAATCTTCCTGATGCTGGCTCTGTATGGGGTCAACCAGGCCCAAGTCCAGAGATATCTCAGTTCCCGCACTGAGAGAGAGGCTATCAT ATCGTGCTACGTGGTTTTTCCATGCCAGCAGATCGTCCTGTGTTTGGGTTGTCTGATGGGGCTGGTTATGTTCGCTCGCTACGGAGAGGACAGCCCTCTAGACAAGGGCTATGTCAAAACAAATGATCAG ATGGTGTTATATTTTGTGATGGACGTATTCAAGGATCTGCCTGGCCTCGCAGGCCTGTTTGTGGCCTGTCTCTTCAGCGGAGCGCTCAG CACCATCTCTTCAGCCTTCAACTCCCTGGCAACAGTAACCATGGAGGACCTAATTAAACCTCATTTTCCCAACATGGCTGAGTCTAAAGCCACGCTGCTTTCCAAAGGACTTG CTCTGGCCTATGGCTTGTTATGTCTGGCCATGGCCTACCTCGCCTCAATAATGGGATCTGTGTTGCAG GCCAACAGGTGTCGACGCACTCTATTCGTTGTCCTACATGTGGTACAGCGCTCACAATTCCACCACTGTGGTTGTCGTGGGACTCCTCGTCAGCCTGCTTACAG GACCAACGAAGGAGAAGCAACTGACCCCCGGAACGGTGTACCCAGTCTTGGGGAATCTGCTGTTCTTTCTGCCTCAACGCTACCGAGAGAAGCTCTGCTGCGTCGCTCCTCTAGCGCAAAAG CCCGACGAAATCCACGCGCAGCCTTACGAGAGGGCCAGGAAAGGTGCCAACGGAGCAGCTCGCTGCAAAGAGGACACGGTCACCGAGGACAAAGAAATGGAGAGCGACAGCGTGCAGACCGAAGACGAGGAGAGCAGGCCAGCTCTGCCGTCGTGCGAGCTGACCGCTCACTGCGTCGAGGAGACGGCCCTCTAGAACTCCTTTTCCCGAGGAAAACCTAG
- the rpl7l1 gene encoding 60S ribosomal protein L7-like 1, translated as MLEIPIMAESESKKVIKLVPEYLLKKRKRYQAIKATQAKLALLEKRKVSKGAPIKFKRLEDFLKDSHKQRRDDTRIHRIAQRPPAPLPPAKYKLAFAVRIRDIKGVSPRVMNVIQMFRLRKIFSGTFVRICKTSLAMLKIVEPYVAWGYPNLKSVRELILKRGQTKVGKRAVPLTDNNFIEEHMGKHGIICLEDLIHEVYSVGKAFRETNNFLMPFKLSVARHAARDKAGLLKDLGKPGFRGTDINTIIRQLN; from the exons ATGTTGGAGATTCCCATAATGGCGGAGTCCGa ATCAAAGAAAGTCATCAAATTAGTCCCAGAGTATCTTTTGAAGAAGAGGAAAAGGTACCAGGCTATTAAAGCCACGCAAGCCAAGCTTGCACTACTTGAAAAGAGAAAG GTCTCAAAAGGTGCACCGATAAAGTTCAAGCGCTTGGAAGACTTTTTGAAGGACAGCCATAAGCAACGTCGTGATGATACTCGCATACATCGAATTGCACAGAGGCCACCTGCCCCACTGCCTCCTGCCAAGTATAAATTAGCCTTTGCTGTCCGCATTAGAGA TATTAAAGGTGTCAGTCCCAGAGTGATGAATGTTATCCAGATGTTCAGGCTGAGAAAAATCTTCAGTGGAACCTTTGTCAGAATCTGCAAGACCTCTCTCGCGATGTTGAAGATTGTTGAGCCCTATGTAGCCTGGGG ATATCCAAACTTAAAGTCTGTGCGTGAGCTCATTCTGAAGAGGGGACAGACCAAGGTGGGCAAGAGGGCAGTTCCCTTAACAGATAATAACTTCATTGAGGAACACATGG GTAAACATGGAATAATCTGTTTGGAGGACCTGATTCATGAGGTCTACTCAGTTGGCAAAGCTTTTCGGGAAACCAACAACTTTCTGATGCCTTTCAAGCTGTCAGTGGCTCGTCATGCTGCTAGGGACAAGGCGGGGCTCCTCAAGGACCTAGGAAAACCTGGATTTCGTGGCACAGACATTAACACCATCATCAGGCAACTGAACTGA